In one Pelecanus crispus isolate bPelCri1 chromosome 12, bPelCri1.pri, whole genome shotgun sequence genomic region, the following are encoded:
- the FASN gene encoding LOW QUALITY PROTEIN: fatty acid synthase (The sequence of the model RefSeq protein was modified relative to this genomic sequence to represent the inferred CDS: inserted 1 base in 1 codon; deleted 2 bases in 2 codons): MEDVVIAGIAGKLPESDNLEEFWENLINGVDMVTEDDRRWKPGMYGLPKRNGKLKDISKFDASFFGVHPKQAHTMDPQLRLLMEVSYEAILDGGINPATLRGTDTGVWVGASGSEAAEALSRDPEQLVGYSIVGCQRGMLANRLSFFYDLKGPSIAVDTACSSSLVALENAYKAICHGQCSAALVGGVSILLKPNTSLQFLKLGLLSSDGACKTFDASGDGYCRSEAAVVVLLTKRSMAKRIYATIVNAGINADGFKEQGVTFPSGEMQQQLVSSLYRESGIKPEEVEYIEAHGTGTQAGDPQEVKGIVNVFCQCERAPLLIGATKSNMGHPEPASGLAALAKVILSLEHGLWAPNLHFNTPHPDIPALQDGSLEVVCKPTPVKGGLVGINSFGFGGVNAHVILRPNKNKCQPLETCNMPRLVQVCGRTQEAVEILIQESRKHEGHIPFLSLLSDISTIPVSSLPYRGYTLVGTESDIKEVQKVKASGRPLWYICSGMGAQWKGMGLSLMKLDLFRQSILRSDKALKDTGLKVSDLLLQADEDTFDDIVHAFVGLAAIQIAQIDMLKAAGLQPDGILGHSVGELACGYADNSLSHEEAILSAYWRGRCVKDASLPPGAMAAVGLTWEECKQCCPPKVVPACHNCEDTVTISGPLDSVNEFIAKLKKDGVFAKEVRCGGVAFHSYYMASIAPVLLSVMKKLIPHPKPRSARWISTSIPESEWQSDLARYSSAEYHVNNLVNPVLFHEGLKHVPENAVVVEIAPHALLQAILKRTLKPTCTTIPLMKKEHKNNLEFFLTQTGKIHLTGINVLGNNLFPPVEYPVPAGTPLISPYIKWDHSQDWTVPKSEDFLSGSGGAASASVYNIDASSESPDHYLVDHCVDGRVLYPATGYLVLAWQTLARCVGMVMEEMAVTFEEVTIHQATIVPKKGSVQLEVRFMPASHCFEVSGNGNLAVSGKISLLDNTALKNFHNQLADFQTQVDVSSKTGLLKEDIYKELHLRGYNYGPTFQGILECDSEAITGKVLWNGNWVTFLDTLLHMMILTDSARTLRLPTRIRSVCIDPVLHKKQVCQYKDNVEAFDIVVDRCLDSLKAGGVQISGLHASVAPRRQQERIPPTLEKFCFVPYTESNCLSSSVHLHVYLEHCKDLLQNLNPKLMVHGVKLVIPGLETEVVPAQSSPIQKGLQHILAEICRQELNGNLHSELQQIVTQEKMHLQDDPLLNGLLDSSELNTCLHVALENMTSHRIKIVEALAGSGCLFSRVKSILSTSPLLQVEYIATDRILETLSANETELQDAGAVLSQWDPSTLPSENLTNADLVVYNCSRSVLGNTTEILPNLAAAVKEGGFVLIHTLLKEETLGGIVSFLTSPDLQQKYSFLSEAQWEGLFRKASLNLVAMKKSFFGSVIFLCRRQAPAKTPVFLPVDETNYKWVESLKEILADPREQPVWLTATSCGNSGILGMVNCLRLEAEGHRIRCVFISNLNPSSAVPPTSLSSLEMQNIVQRDLVMNVYRDGKWGSFRHLPLPQARPQELTEYAYVNVLTRGDLSSLHWIVSPLQHFHTTNPNVQLCKVYYAALNFRDIMLATGKLSPDAIPGNWALQQCMLGMEFSGRDLAGRRVMGLLPAKGLATVVDCDNRFLWEVPKNWTLEEAASVPVVYATAYYALVVRGGIKKGESILIHSGSGGVGQAAIAIALSMGCRVFATVGSTEKREYLQARFPQLDANSFASSRNTTFEQHILRVTNGKGVNLVLNSLAEEKLQASLRCLAQHGRFLEIGKFDLSNNSQLGMALFLKNVSFHGILLDAVFESGNEEWEVVSGLLTKGIKDGVVKPLRSTVFNKEEVEAAFRFMAQGKHIGKVMIKVQEEEKEYPLRSEPVKISAISQTSCPPTKSYIITGGLGGFGLELAQWLVERGAQKLILTSRSGIRTGYQAKRVREWKALGIQVLVSTSDIGTLEGTQLLIEEALQLGPVGGIFNLAVVLRDCMIENQTPELFSEVNKPKYSGTLHLDWVTRKKCPDLDHFVVFSSVSCGKGNAGQSNYGFANSTMERICEQRHHDGLPGLAIQWGAIGDVGVLMQTLGNKEVVVGGTVPQKISSCLEVLDIFLNQPHPIVCSFVLAEKXSVKTEGGSQVDLVEAVAHILVSVHIVEGNHNTLLEEEGIESIIGIIHSSLAEPRVSVREG, from the exons ATGGAGGACGTGGTGATTGCAGGCATAGCAGGAAAGCTACCAGAATCAGACAACTTGGAAGAGTTTTGGGAGAACCTGATTAATGGAGTTGATATGGTCACGGAGGATGATAGGAGGTGGAAACCAG GAATGTATGGACTGCCcaagagaaatggaaagctCAAGGACATAAGCAAATTTGATGCATCCTTTTTTGGGGTTCACCCCAAACAAGCTCATACAATGGATCCTCAACTTCGCTTGCTGATGGAAGTTTCTTATGAAGCTATTTTGGATGGAG GTATTAATCCGGCCACCCTCCGTGGCACAGACACAGGTGTATGGGTTGGTGCCAGTGGGTCGGAAGCTGCTGAAGCCCTTAGCCGAGATCCAGAACAGCTTGTGGGATACAGTATTGTGGGCTGCCAGCGTGGTATGCTTGCCAACAGGCTTTCCTTCTTCTATGACTTAAAAG GACCAAGCATTGCTGTCGACACAGCCTGCTCCTCTAGTCTTGTCGCTCTGGAAAATGCTTATAAGGCAATTTGTCACGGGCAGTGCAGTGCAGCCCTAGTAGGAGGGGTTAGCATTTTGCTGAAGCCCAACACTTCTCTGCAGTTCTTGAAACTGGGTTTGCTTAGTTCTGATGGTGCCTGCAAGACTTTTGATGCTTCAG GAGATGGATATTGTCGCTCTGAAGCCGCTGTTGTCGTTCTTTTGACCAAGAGATCTATGGCTAAGCGGATCTATGCCACAATAGTCAATGCTGGAATTAACGCTGATGGCTTCAAGGAGCAAG GTGTGACATTCCCATCTGGAGAGATGCAGCAGCAGTTGGTCAGCTCTTTGTACAGAGAAAGCGGTATCAAACCTGAAGAAGTGGAGTATATTGAAGCTCATGGGACAGGCACCCAG GCTGGAGATCCACAGGAAGTAAAAGGCATTGTAAATGTCTTCTGTCAGTGTGAGAGAGCGCCACTGTTGATTGGAGCAACCAAGTCAAACATGGGTCATCCAGAGCCTGCCTCTGGGCTTGCTGCATTAGCCAAG gtcATTCTCTCTCTGGAACATGGGCTGTGGGCTCCAAATCTTCATTTCAATACCCCACATCCAGATATTCCTGCCTTACAAGATGGCTCTTTGGAGGTAGTTTGTAAACCAACACCAGTGAAAGGTGGCCTTGTTGGTATCAACTCTTTTGGCTTTGGAGGTGTTAATGCTCATGTCATTCTGAGGCCAAATAAGAACAAATGCCAGCCTCTGGAGACTTGTAACATGCCAAGACTGGTTCAAGTTTGTGGCAGAACCCAGGAAGCTGTGGAAATACTAAttcaggagagcagaaaacATGAAGGACACATCCCATTTCTAAGCCTGCTCAGTGATATCTCTACAATTCCTGTATCCTCCTTGCCCTACAGGGGCTACACACTAGTTGGCACCGAGAGTGACATAAAAGAGGTTCAGAAAGTTAAAGCATCTGGTAGACCGCTCTGGTACATCTGCTCAG GCATGGGAGCACAGTGGAAAGGTATGGGCCTGAGCCTTATGAAGTTGGATTTGTTTCGCCAGTCTATATTGCGCTCAGACAAGGCTTTGAAGGACACAGGCCTGAAGGTCTCGGACCTGCTTCTGCAAGCAGATGAGGACACTTTTGATGACATTGTCCATGCATTTGTTGGACTCGCTGCTATTCAG ATTGCCCAGATTGATATGCTGAAGGCTGCAGGTCTGCAGCCTGATGGGATTTTGGGCCACTCGGTGGGAGAACTAGCTTGTGGCTATGCAGATAACTCCTTAAGTCATGAAGAAGCCATTCTTTCTGCTTATTGGCGAGGACGATGCGTTAAAGATGCCTCATTGCCCCCAGGAGCAATGGCTGCTGTTG GTCTGACATGGGAGGAATGTAAACAATGCTGTCCTCCAAAGGTGGTACCAGCCTGTCACAACTGTGAAGATACTGTCACCATTTCGGGGCCTCTG GACTCTGTGAATGAGTTTATAGCCAAACTGAAAAAGGACGGTGTGTTCGCAAAGGAGGTGCGCTGTGGTGGAGTCGCGTTTCATTCCTATTACATGGCATCCATTGCACCAGTGCTGCTCAGTGTCATGAAAAAG cTCATTCCACACCCTAAACCTCGTTCAGCACGATGGATCAGTACATCTATCCCTGAATCTGAGTGGCAGAGTGATCTGGCTAGGTATAGCTCTGCAGAGTATCATGTGAACAACTTAGTGAATCCAGTGCTGTTCCACGAAGGCCTGAAGCATGTTCCGGAGAATGCTGTTGTAGTAGAGATTGCTCCACATGCTCTTTTACAG GCTATCTTGAAGAGAACTTTGAAACCAACTTGCACCACTATACCTTTGATGAAGAAAgagcacaaaaataatttggagtTCTTCCTAACACAGACTGGAAAGATTCATTTAACTGG GATAAATGTTCTTGGAAATAACTTGTTCCCACCTGTGGAATACCCTGTCCCAGCGGGAACACCCCTTATTTCTCCATACATCAAATGGGACCACAGCCAGGATTGGACTGTTCCAAAATCTGAAGACTTTCTATCAGGTTCCGGAGGCGCTGCATCTGCTTCGGTCTACAATATTG ATGCGAGTAGTGAATCTCCTGATCATTACTTGGTTGATCACTGCGTTGATGGCAGAGTCCTGTACCCAGCAACTGGGTACCTAGTACTGGCTTGGCAAACTCTGGCACGGTGTGTTGGCATGGTCATGGAGGAAATGGCTGTTACATTTGAAGAAGTCACAATTCATCAGGCAACTATCGTTCCCAAAAAGG GATCAGTACAGCTGGAAGTAAGATTCATGcctgcttcccactgctttGAGGTGTCAGGGAATGGGAATCTGGCTGTGAGTGGTAA GATTTCCCTCCTAGATAACACTGCTCTGAAGAACTTCCATAACCAGCTAGCTGACTTTCAGACTCAAGTAGACGTGAGCTCAAAGACCGGCCTCTTGAAAGAAGACATTTACAAGGAGCTGCATCTGCGTGGATATAATTATGGACCAACTTTCCAGGGCATTCTGGAATGCGACAGTGAAG caatCACAGGGAAAGTTCTGTGGAATGGGAACTGGGTGACCTTCCTTGACACCCTGCTACACATGATGATCTTAACTGACAGTGCGCGCACTCTACGCTTACCCACCAGGATTCGCTCAGTGTGTATTGACCCAGTGCTGCATAAAAAGCAGGTGTGCCAATACAAGGATAATGTAGAAG CTTTTGATATTGTTGTGGACCGCTGTCTTGATAGCCTTAAAGCGGGAGGTGTCCAGATCAGTGGTCTTCATGCTTCTGTGGCACCACGACGACAACAGGAACGGATCCCCCCTACCCTggaaaaattctgctttgtgCCCTATACTGAGAGTAATTGTTTGTCTTCCAGCGTCCATCTTCATGTCTATCTGGAGCACTGCAAAG ATCTGCTCCAGAACTTAAATCCTAAGCTGATGGTGCATGGGGTCAAATTAGTCATCCCTGGACTAGAAACTGAAGTGGTTCCTGCACAGTCCTCACCCATACAGAAGGGCCTTCAGCACATCCTTGCTGAAATCTGCCGTCAGGAACTGAATGGAAACCTCCATTCTGAGCTGCAACAGATTGTGACTCAAGAGAAAATGCACCTCCAGGATGACCCTCTTCTCAATGGATTACTAGATTCTTCAGAGTTGAATACTTGCCTGCATGTGGCATTGGAGAACATGACCAGTCACAGGATAAAGATAGTAGAG GCTCTTGCAGGAAGTGGATGTCTGTTCTCTCGTGTCAAAAGTATTCTGAGTACTTCGCCTCTGCTGCAGGTGGAGTACATTGCCACTGACCGCATCCTGGAGACTCTTTCAGCTAATGAAACAGAGCTACAGGATGCTGGAGCTGTCCTTAGCCAGTGGGATCCATCCACCCTTCCCTCTGAAAATCTGACCAATGCTGACCTGGTGGTATACAACTGTTCAAGAAGTGTTCTAGGGAACACCACTGAAATTCTCCCTAATTTGGCAGCTGCAGTGAAAGAAGGAGGGTTTGTTTTGATACACACCCTTCTTAAAGAAGAAACTCTTGGAGGAATTGTCAGTTTCCTTACAAGTCCAGACCTACAGCAGAAGTACAGCTTCCTGAGCGAG GCACAGTGGGAGGGCTTATTCAGGAAAGCCTCGCTGAATCTGGTTGCCATGAAGAAGTCATTCTTTGGCTCTGTTATTTTCCTGTGTCGCCGGCAAGCCCCTGCCAAAACACCTGTATTTCTGCCAGTAGATGAGACCAATTATAAGTGGGTTGAATCCTTAAAG GAGATCTTGGCTGACCCACGGGAGCAGCCTGTGTGGTTGACTGCCACCAGTTGTGGGAACTCGGGAATTTTGGGAATGGTGAACTGCCTCCGCCTTGAAGCAGAAGGCCACAGAATCAG GTGTGTGTTCATTTCCAACTTGAATCCTTCATCAGCTGTCCCACCCACAAGTCTTTCGTCCCTGGAGATGCAGAATATTGTTCAGAGGGACCTGGTGATGAATGTGTATCGTGATGGAAAGTGGGGCTCCTTCAGGCATCTCCCATTGCCGCAAG CACGACCTCAGGAGCTGACAGAATATGCCTATGTAAATGTGTTGACTCGTGGAGACCTCTCGTCTCTTCATTGGATTGTCTCCCCACTTCAACACTTCCACACAACTAATCCCAATGTTCAACTCTGCAAAGTCTATTACGCCGCTCTCAACTTCCGGGACATTATGCTGGCCACAGGAAAACTTTCTCCAGATGCTATCCCTG GTAACTGGGCTTTGCAGCAGTGCATGCTGGGCATGGAATTCTCAGGACGGGACCTGGCTGGAAGAAGGGTGATGGGATTGTTGCCAGCAAAGGGGCTGGCTACAGTGGTAGACTGTGACAACAGGTTTCTGTGGGAGGTGCCTAAAAACTG GACTCTGGAAGAAGCAGCTTCAGTGCCTGTGGTTTATGCCACTGCTTATTATGCTTTAGTGGTTCGAGGTGGTATTAAGAAGGGTGAGAGTATCCTTATTCACTCTGGCTCAGGAGGTGTGGGCCAAGCAGCCATTGCCATTGCCCTGAGTATGGGCTGCCGTGTCTTTGCTACTGTAG GCTCCACTGAGAAACGCGAGTATCTCCAAGCAAGATTCCCACAGCTGGATGCTAATAGCTTTGCCAGCTCCCGAAATACTACCTTTGAGCAACATATACTGCGAGTTACCAACGGAAAAG GTGTCAACCTTGTGTTAAATTCCTTGGCAGAAGAGAAGCTCCAAGCCAGTTTGCGTTGTCTTGCTCAACATGGCCGCTTTTTGGAAATAGGCAAATTCGATCTGTCTAACAACAGTCAGCTTG GAATGGCTCTCTTCCTCAAGAATGTGTCATTTCATGGGATCCTGCTAGATGCAGTCTTTGAGTCGGGAAACGAAGAGTGGGAAGTAGTATCAGGGTTGTTGACGAAAGGCATAAAAGATGGTGTGGTAAAGCCCCTGAGGAGTACAGTCTTCAACAAAGAAGAGGTGGAAGCTGCCTTCAGGTTCATGGCACAAGGAAAACATATTGGCAAAGTTATGATCAAG gtccaagaagaggaaaaggaatatCCTTTAAGGTCTGAGCCAGTTAAAATCTCTGCCATCTCCCAGACCTCCTGTCCACCTACCAAGTCTTACATCATCACAGGGGGCCTAGGAGGATTTGGGCTTGAGTTGGCACAGTGGCTAGTTGAGAGAGGAGCACAGAAGCTTATACTGACATCTCGTTCTGGCATACGAACTG GCTACCAGGCTAAACGTGTTAGAGAGTGGAAGGCACTGGGAATCCAAGTGTTGGTGTCTACCAGTGATATTGGAACACTAGAAGGAACACAGCTATTGATAGAAGAAGCTTTACAGCTTGGCCCAGTTGGA GGCATCTTTAATTTGGCTGTG GTCCTTAGAGATTGTATGATTGAAAATCAGACCCCGGAATTATTCTCGGAG GTCAACAAGCCCAAGTATTCAGGCACCCTTCATTTGGATTG